The following proteins are co-located in the Sardina pilchardus chromosome 24, fSarPil1.1, whole genome shotgun sequence genome:
- the mrpl53 gene encoding 39S ribosomal protein L53, mitochondrial: protein MAAARGVILKAVKKIAVQFCPFESNARSTREFLVLVGSEKSRATNMNCEVTTEVKHDASEPVVDISFLDGDRLVMRGANLSSREMLSAFQTRCTAKDPQAKMAVRK, encoded by the exons ATGGCCGCCGCCAGAGGAGTGATTCTCAAGGCTGTGAAGAAAATAGCGGTGCAATTTTGTCCATTTGAGTCCAATGCCCGATCAACAAG AGAGTTTCTGGTGTTGGTGGGCTCGGAGAAGTCACGAGCGACCAACATGAACTGTGAGGTCACGACGGAAGTAAAACACGACGCGTCAGAACCTGTGGTTGACATCTCGTTCT TGGATGGAGATCGGCTGGTGATGCGGGGAGCGAATCTCTCTAGCAGGGAGATGCTGAGCGCGTTTCAGACCCGCTGCACAGCCAAGGATCCACAAGCCAAGATGGCCGTCAGGAAGTAG